Below is a window of Syntrophomonas wolfei subsp. wolfei str. Goettingen G311 DNA.
GATGATCTTTTCCCGCACACCTCCGGTAGGGCAACCGGTAATCAAGATCCGCGGACGGGAGGGTTTTCCCTTAAAGTTTTTCTCATAATCCTCTAGTAACTCAGCTGTTCGTTTTTCCAATATGGCGATCTTTTCTTCGGTATCAAACAGAAAAGTGTTGTTATCGATCAGGGTGTTGATTTCATATCCGGAAAGAGGGGTGGGCTTTAGACTGCCTATATCATAAAAATCAAGAATGGCCTTCCTTTCCCGATTCTTAAGATGAATGGCCTGGCGCAGATCATCATCGGTGATCTCGACCTGCAATGTCCGGGACAGAACATCTTTTAGCCGCTGCATCTCGCTGTGCCAGGTAGCCAGCGCGGTACCGCTGGTGCGCCCTGGAGGCAGCTGCATAACATGGGTAGGTTTGATTTCATTCATCCATTCAAACATTTTCTTTTTACCATCGCAGGTTGTTTCTCCTACTACCAAATCCGAGAAATAGAAATAGGGGCACGTATCGGAGGCAGCAAAACCATAACTGGATTTTATAAGCGGGCACAGGTTCTTGGGTAGGGTTTTTTCTGCATAGGATATGGGGTCCTCACTGGCTCCACATAAGCCAACGGGAACCGCATCAGCCGCCAGAATTAGCTCAGTGGGAGTATAAGAGCAAAACACTCCTACCACCTTTTTGCCGGATTCCTTTAAACCTTTTAAGCGTATAAAACCTTCTTGGCGGGCTTCAGAATAGCTTTTAAAATTTTCAGGTAGATTTAACATCGTACTGCCTCGCTTTAATGCTTGAATTTATCTGCCGCTATAAGCGCTGCTCCCAACGCGCCGGCATATTTACCCAGATCATGAGTATGAATCTCTCGGCGTAGTTTCTCGCCAAGTTGTTTCCTGAAGTATTGGTTATGACTTAATCCCCCTGTTAAAATACAGATTCCCTTTATATCGTGCCGTTCTACCAGTAGAGCTACCCGGGATACTACAGATTGCACGATACCAGCGGCCAAATCTGTTTTTGGCTGTCCAGCTCCAATATGACTAATGATTTCCGACTCAGCAAAGACCGTACACATGGAACTAATCGGAATAGGCGTACCGCCTTCAGCCAAGCTGAAAAGCTCGTCAATATCAACTGCCAGACGATTGGCCATAATCTCAATAAACTTGCCAGTGCCGGCTGAGCATTTATCATTCATCAAGAAGTTGGAGACCGTCCCATGTTTTATGGTAATAACCTTGGTATCCTGACCTCCCACGTCAATGATTACGCCGTCCTGAGAAAACAAATGGTAGCCACCTTTGCCATGACAGGTGATTTCTGTCAAAACCATATCTGCATATTCAACCGAAATGCGTCCATAACCGGTGGCGATCGTTTTTATATCTGCGGATTCCACATTAAACCCCAAAGATTCCAATTGGCCTTTTATACGTACGGCAGTTTCCTTACTGCTCCAACCGGTAGGCATAACGAAAGAAGCAATTACCTTTTCCCCGTTAAAAACAATTGTTTTAGCGGCGGTTGATCCAATGTCAATGCCAACATAATTCATAAAATACACCATCTCGCCCAATACTTCTTAATTATTATATGGATAATCGGACAATGTGTCAATATTATTAGTTATTTTATATATAATTAAATATTATAAATTAAGAAATAAAATTATGGCAAAAAGTATAAAAAGTGTTGTGGAAGATAAGAACAGGGATCGTTTTTGCCGATTAAATAATCTCAGTCGGAATATTTTAAGAGTTCTTCTCTTGGTGGGGTATAGCGGGGCTTCCCTTAATTCAACGCTAGTGGTTCTCCATGTAAAAAACCAATCAGACAATCTTAGCGTAAGACAATTAGGCATATGGATAATAAGTTTGCCTTCTGACTGAGTCAAGATTTTTTGCATATTTTTAGAAAAACTACTCTAGTAGTATTGACTATTCCATACGACTGCAGTAGTATTGGTGTATCGTAAAAAATACTAAAGCGGTGGGGGGTTTATGTATGGAAATAAAATTGTTCGATTCTGAATTAAGAATTATGGATGTCCTTTGGCGGGAAGGCGATACGACAGCCAAGAAAATTTCCGATATTCTTAACAAACAGGTTGGCTGGAATGTGAATACGACTTACACCCTTATTAAAAGATGTATTGCCAAAGGCGCAATTAAGCGCAGCGAGCCTAATTTTATGTGCCATGCTTTGATCGCCAAGGAGAAGGTACAGGAACAGGAAACGACTGAACTGATCAACAAGGTGTTTGACGGTTCCGCCGACTTGCTTTTTGCATCTCTTCTGAGCAGAAAAAACCTGTCCCCGGAGGAAATAGAGAGGCTGAAGCAGATCGTCAACAATTTGAAGTGAGGTGGCCTGAATGGATATATTTCAGATGAGTTTTTCCGCAGCGTTCCTGATTATTGCAGTGATTATCATCCGCGCGTTGGCCCTTCACCGGCTGCCTAAAAAGACGTTTCTGATCCTATGGGGCGTTGTAATCTGCCGTCTGCTGATTCCATTTTCTATTCCGTCCCGTCTAAGCTTTTACACCGGCATTGACATGCTAAGACGGGCGACTACTGTGGAAACGGCGTATATCCCTGCACCTGCTATTCTAACTGGCACACCCGCTATGCGGTACTGCCCCCAAAAAAACGCACAGGATAAATGAACCCCCTTGTGGCAACAATAACCACGAGGTGGTAATGTGCGAAATATCGATGAACGTGAGAAGGCTTTGAATATGTACTTTCACGAGGGAAAAGGCTATGGCGAAATAGCGCATACACTTGGTATACCTAAAAACACTATAAAATCATGGGCGAGGAGATATAGAATATCCCACGATATACCAAAGCGCTATGATACTCCGCTTGCTAAGGAGCCTGTCAAGAAGGAAAGTCTACATGTCCACAAAATAAAAGATGAAACAAGTCCGGAAGCGCGGATTGCCCGCCTTGAAATGGAGGTGGAACTGCTCAGAAATTTTCTTATACTGACCGAAGAAAGGTGAGAAAACCACAAATATTCTCGGTCATAGAGCGGTTTGCTGGCAAGTATAGCATTAGTGAAATGTGTAAGTTTTACAATGTTTCCCGGCGCGGGTTTTATGATTTCAGGAAACGTCAGCAAGGTGAAAACCCCGACCAAGAACTGATAAATTTAATCAGCGAGTGCCATAAAAAACATAAACGCCGATACGGTTACAGGCGGTTGACCTTATGGCTGAAACAGGAAAAGAACTTGGTTGTCAACAAAAAGAAAGTTTTGCGAATCACAAGCCGGAACAATCTTTTGTCGGCTATTCGCCGCAGGAAAGTTACTAAATTCAAACCAAATGGCAATCTGAAGTATGAAAACGTGCTTAACCGGGAATTTTACAGCGAAATTCCGAATGAGAAATGGGTAACGGATATTTCGTATATTATTATGCCGGACGGAACAGCTTATTTATCAGCAATCCGCGATTTATGCGGCAATTTTATCGTGGCATATAGAACTGCGAAAAAGCAGGATTATTCAATTGTCAAAAACACTATTTCAAATGCCATTCAAGCCGAAAAGCCGCAAAAACCGCCGCTCTTACACAGCGATGGCGGCGGACAATACCGCTCGTTCGACTACCGGGAACAGACAACGGAACACGGCATAACACCGTCGATGTCGAAGCCCTCCACGCCTGGCGATAACGCCTGCGCGGAGAACTTTTTCAGCATTTTCAAGACAGAATGCATTTATCTTGAGAAGCCGAAAACGCTTGATGAAGCCTTAAAATTGACCGATGAATTTGTCCATTATTACAATTATGAGAGGATTCAAGGGAATGGCTTAACACCTTATGAGGAACGGCAAATAGCGTTCGTAAAACAAAAAGCCGATATTTAAGGAATTGGGGGTTGCCGCCCCCAAACCCCCGCGAGTTTATCGCTTTCGTTTTCCAAAGCAGATAAAAACAAAACGGACAGTCATTTGACTATCCGCATCTGCTTAGCAAAACCGGTCGAGCCGCTCGGGTTGCTCTCCAGCGTTGCCCTATCCTGCACGACGGTAAAAGCATTCTTATTCTTAACAGGTTTGTGTTGATCTATACGCCTTGCAGGGTGGGTGTGCATTTTATTTGTGCGGAACTTTGGGGGCAGTACCTGGAAATAGTTGATATGGGGAAACATGCTGCTACTGGTGCTTCAACTATATCCATGTTCATGTCGCCCCTGATCTCAATTTGGATAGCGGGCATTTGTATCTGCACTATATTTTTCTTGCTTAGCTATATCAAATGCCGCCGAGAATTTCAAACTGCCCTGCCGGTGGAGAACGACTTTATAAACCGCTGGCAGCAACGACATTCCTTGCGGCGGACGGTTCAAATCAGGCAAAGTGACAGAATAAAGGCTCCCCTAACTTATGGGGTATGGCATCCGGTGGTTCTTTTACCCAAAGCAATTGATTGGACGGATGAAACGACAATGCAGTATATACTGACCCACGAGTATGTACATATCAGACGTTTTGACGCGCTGGCAAAACTGCTGATTACATCCGCTGTATGCATCCATTGGTTTAATCCCCTGGTGTGGGCAATGTATATGCTGGCAAACCGGGATATCGAACTCACTTGTGACGAGTCCGTGGTGCGGGCGTTTGGGGATACGGCTAAATCAACTTATGCACTGGCGCTTATTGGACTTGAAGAAAAGAAAAGCCGCTTGATCCCGCTGTTTAATAATTTCAGCAAAAATGCCATTGAAGAAAGGATAATTGCGATTATGAAAATCAAAAAGTATTCTTTACCGGTAATCATTGTTGCTGTTTTGCTTATAGCCGGCGTTACTGTCGGGTTTGCATGCTCAAAAGCAACGGTCGGACAAAATTCTTATCTGACAGAAAAATCTGAGGAATTGAACCCGGCATCTCCATCACCGGTGTCTGAAAAAACTCCGGTAAATAATGGCGAAACAATTGCTGAACCTGCTTCAAACAATGATGGCAATAGTTCTTCTTCTGAAATTAGAAAAGTTTATTATTCGGATGGGCAGCATAAAACAGAAATAGATGGTGTGCCGGTCTATCCGGTTCATTGTGTGGTTATCGGAAAATATTATTACAAACGAATTGATCGGGAAACCGGCAAAAATCAAGTGAGTTTCGATGATGGCTCAACCTGGCTGAGCACACGCAATAACCCGGAATCCAAGAAAATTGAAGTTAGCGCCGATGGAGTTACTTGGAAAGACCTTATTGCAACTATACAAGAGCCAAAGTACTCGGAATTTTGCAATCATAAGTATTTTTACATGCGCAGCGATCCTGACACCGGTCAAGAAATGGCCAGTTACGATGACGGAGTTACCTGGC
It encodes the following:
- a CDS encoding double-cubane-cluster-containing anaerobic reductase codes for the protein MLNLPENFKSYSEARQEGFIRLKGLKESGKKVVGVFCSYTPTELILAADAVPVGLCGASEDPISYAEKTLPKNLCPLIKSSYGFAASDTCPYFYFSDLVVGETTCDGKKKMFEWMNEIKPTHVMQLPPGRTSGTALATWHSEMQRLKDVLSRTLQVEITDDDLRQAIHLKNRERKAILDFYDIGSLKPTPLSGYEINTLIDNNTFLFDTEEKIAILEKRTAELLEDYEKNFKGKPSRPRILITGCPTGGVREKIIRRIEELGANIVGFENCSGPREQKDLVDENKDPLLALAEKYLRVNCSVMSPNPQRIEAMDEMIENYQVDGVIEVILQACHTFAIESSRIKKFVTEQKHLPYLCLETDYSQGDTGQIDTRISAFLEILA
- a CDS encoding acyl-CoA dehydratase activase codes for the protein MNYVGIDIGSTAAKTIVFNGEKVIASFVMPTGWSSKETAVRIKGQLESLGFNVESADIKTIATGYGRISVEYADMVLTEITCHGKGGYHLFSQDGVIIDVGGQDTKVITIKHGTVSNFLMNDKCSAGTGKFIEIMANRLAVDIDELFSLAEGGTPIPISSMCTVFAESEIISHIGAGQPKTDLAAGIVQSVVSRVALLVERHDIKGICILTGGLSHNQYFRKQLGEKLRREIHTHDLGKYAGALGAALIAADKFKH
- a CDS encoding BlaI/MecI/CopY family transcriptional regulator, producing MEIKLFDSELRIMDVLWREGDTTAKKISDILNKQVGWNVNTTYTLIKRCIAKGAIKRSEPNFMCHALIAKEKVQEQETTELINKVFDGSADLLFASLLSRKNLSPEEIERLKQIVNNLK
- a CDS encoding terminase gpP N-terminus-related DNA-binding protein; translation: MRNIDEREKALNMYFHEGKGYGEIAHTLGIPKNTIKSWARRYRISHDIPKRYDTPLAKEPVKKESLHVHKIKDETSPEARIARLEMEVELLRNFLILTEER
- a CDS encoding IS3 family transposase is translated as MRKPQIFSVIERFAGKYSISEMCKFYNVSRRGFYDFRKRQQGENPDQELINLISECHKKHKRRYGYRRLTLWLKQEKNLVVNKKKVLRITSRNNLLSAIRRRKVTKFKPNGNLKYENVLNREFYSEIPNEKWVTDISYIIMPDGTAYLSAIRDLCGNFIVAYRTAKKQDYSIVKNTISNAIQAEKPQKPPLLHSDGGGQYRSFDYREQTTEHGITPSMSKPSTPGDNACAENFFSIFKTECIYLEKPKTLDEALKLTDEFVHYYNYERIQGNGLTPYEERQIAFVKQKADI
- a CDS encoding M56 family metallopeptidase — encoded protein: MLIYTPCRVGVHFICAELWGQYLEIVDMGKHAATGASTISMFMSPLISIWIAGICICTIFFLLSYIKCRREFQTALPVENDFINRWQQRHSLRRTVQIRQSDRIKAPLTYGVWHPVVLLPKAIDWTDETTMQYILTHEYVHIRRFDALAKLLITSAVCIHWFNPLVWAMYMLANRDIELTCDESVVRAFGDTAKSTYALALIGLEEKKSRLIPLFNNFSKNAIEERIIAIMKIKKYSLPVIIVAVLLIAGVTVGFACSKATVGQNSYLTEKSEELNPASPSPVSEKTPVNNGETIAEPASNNDGNSSSSEIRKVYYSDGQHKTEIDGVPVYPVHCVVIGKYYYKRIDRETGKNQVSFDDGSTWLSTRNNPESKKIEVSADGVTWKDLIATIQEPKYSEFCNHKYFYMRSDPDTGQEMASYDDGVTWLFYHENVITGRAEISSDGVKWREWIR